CCAGTGTCCGCAGCGCTTGAAGATATGGAGCTGCGCGTTTGGCAAGTAATCCATGACGTAAAGGCTGCTTTCAAGCGGTACAAATCGGTCTTGGTGTCCATGAATGAGTAACATTTCATTCTCCATTTGTTTAAGTGCTGAAGGAGGAACAAGCATGTCAGACAGATGTGATTTTGTGAAATTTTCCTCATAAGATCTGCGTACATCCGGTCTTAAGAACAACTCTAACCGTTCTGCAACAATCTTCTCCAGCTGATCTTCTAAAATACTCTTATCGTAGAGGAACCAGCTTAATAGATTTTTAAATGCAACAGGGTTTGGATCTTTATGGAAGTTTGCTAATTTAGCAAGCTCTGGGGTAGGTTCTTTCAAGCCGCCTCCTGCTCCCATCAACACGATACGATCAAATCTTTCTGGAGCATACATAAGAAGGTGAAGTGCAATAACACCGCCCAGGGAATTCCCAACCAAATGGGCTTTTTCAATTTCTAAAGTGTCCATTAATGATAGTACTTGTTCTACTCGAATCTTCATCCATTGTGCCCCATTTTGAGGGTATTCTTCAGGATGATCTGTATTTCCAAAGCCAAAGATGTCTGGTGCCACTACGTGGAATTTATCTTGAAAACTAGGTAGAATTTCTCTCCAGTTTGATTCTCCACTTGCCCCAGGTCCGCTTCCGTGTAAGAAAATAATTGTCTCAGATGACTTATTATCTCCACCTTCATTAATAAAAGTTTGATAGTTTCCGGTTTGGATCTTTCGTTTAATGATTTCAGCCATATTTCAATTCCCTCACTTTCCAAATCAATTGATTCCTCTAGCTAAAATTTTAGTTCTTGTGTTAAACATCATCTATGTAGTATAAAACCCTTAGAAAAGCGCTTTCATTAACTAACTATAATTTTACCTACTGTTTTTTAATCTGTCAATCAATTCTAAATATTTATTAAAATTAAAATATAAATAGATGAAAATCTATCTTAAAAACCTTTCACAAAAATATAAAAGGATGTACAAAGTTATTTGTAACATCCTTTCTTCATAATTAATTATTTAATGTAACTTCTGTATCTTTTTTAGGTTTCATTACCGCTGCGGCCCATATTAACGATAAGACAATTAACCCAATGGCACTGACAGCTAATGGGAATCTTCCAATGTCTTGATTAAATATGTTTTGCACGATTTGGAATCCAAATGGTCCTAAAATACCGCCTAGACCCTGCCCTACGACAACAAGCCCTACTGCTGGCGGTGCACCAGGAGGAGTAAGTTCTGAGACTTTTGTAAATACACCTGGAAGTCCAATCCCCATTGCAAACCCGCCAATAATACTACCGACAAAGATCATGGTTAGGGTTGGTGAGTAATAACAAATTGCCATCCCAATCCCTGTTACAAGAACACCTATAGGCAGATAGAAGTTTGGCAGTGCATGTTTGATTTTTCCAAAGATAAATCCTGCAATCAGTGTACCAAAAGTAAATACAGAGATTGCCATACCTGCTTCTGTTGCATTCCCTAGTCGATCACCTTGAATGACGACCGAAATATTTGTAACATATCCAAAGATTAACCCAGAGTATATTACTTGTCCTAAACATACCCAATATATTGCTTTTGGTAATTTAACCTTATTACTTGCTTTTGCTGCTTCATTCGTCTGTTTCTTTTCAGGCTCTGGTAAATAAAGCATGGTAACGGCTAGAATCCATATTGGGAAAAGGTACGTCAGGAATCCATATTGCCAGCCAAAGGAATCTGCTAAAATTCCGCCTCCTAATTGGAAGAAAATTGCTCCAATACATGCAATCGTGGAGGTTCCAAAACCAATTAAGAAATCTCTTTCCCTACCGTCAAAGAAATCCGTTATGACATCAATAGATAACGGCATGGTAATACCAACACCTAGTCCTAAAAGTCCTCTCATTGCTATAATCAATGGCAGATTATCAATAAATGTTGGCAGTGTCCCACCGACAATGAATAAAGTCAACCCGATAAATAACAATGTTTTCTTTTTAAATACTTTTGTTAGTTTTCCATAAAAAAGCGCAGGTACAATTTGTATGAGACCCGGGAATGTAGCTACCAACATAACAATGGTGGGATCATAATCTGGAAATGCCTTAATAATGTCAGCCATAATCGATCCAGCTACTCCAGCTGCAACATCTTGAAAAGCCAGAATGACGACTAAAAATTTAAGCATATTTCTACTAATATTTTTTGCCATTTTTATCCCCCTTGTATTTGTAATACAGTATGCGATGTTTTTCTGTAAACGTTTTCATTTAACTCAAAGAATGATACTTTTGATTTGCTTGTGGCCTTCAAGCAACAACAGCTTAAAATCTTAGACTTTACATAAACTAAAATTTTACATTTCTATTTTTCACGATTTTACCGGTAAAAATCGTGAAAAAAGCAGTTCCTTTTGCTTACTGTAATTCTACAGTTGCATAAAATACTTGTCAATATATTCATAATATTTTTTATTTTCTGAACAATTAGTTACACAATTTCTCTTATTAAATAAAAAAAACACTGAATTTCTACTATTTTTTACTTAATTTCTTTGTGAAAAATTGAACTCTATTTTTATGTTTTAAAAAGGTTAGCAACTAAAATTTTATATATTTTAAGTTTTTTTTAATGTAAACGTCTTCACGTGAATTTAGTTGATTTAAAATGTAAGAAAATATGTTATATTCTAATAAATGAAAAATGGGAGTGAAAAAATGAATACACTAGTCCAGCGAGCTTATAACTTTAATGCAGGTCCATCTGCCCTTCCGTTAGCAGTTCTTGAGAAAGCCCAACAGGAACTTATCGATTTTCGTGGCACGGGTATGTCAGTCATGGAGCTCAGCCATCGTAGTGCTGCCTATGAAGAAGTACATAACAACGCCATTGCACTTCTAAAAGAATTGTTATCTATTCCGGAAAATTACGAGGTCCTTTTTCTCCAAGGGGGAGGAAGTCTTCAATTTTCAATGGTTCCAATGAACTTTTTGAAACCTGGTGAAAAAGCAGGATATATCATGTCAGGGTCATGGTCTGAAAAGGCATATTCTGAAGCAAAACTATTTGGGGACCCCTACCATGTTGCCTCTACGAAGGAAGGACAATATCGCCGTGTCCCTCAATTTGACGAGTTGAAATACAATCCGACAGATGCCTATATTCATCTCACATCAAATAATACGATCTACGGGACACAGTGGAAGGACTTCCCAGACACAGGTGATGTACCATTGATTGCAGATATGTCCAGTGATATCTTATCCAAGCCTTTTGATGTCAGCAAATTGTCATTAATTTATGCCGGTGCTCAAAAGAATCTTGGTCCTTCTGGTGTTACAGTAGCAATCATTCGCAAGGATCTGCTTGAAAAAGCGAATCCTAACATTCCGACAATGTTAAAGTATAGCACCCATGCAAAAAACAATTCTTTATATAACACACCACCTACATTTGGTATTTATATGCTTGGCGAAGTGTTGAACTGGATTAAAGAAACGGGCGGAATTAATGAACTAACCAAACGCAACGAGGAAAAAGCAAAACTCATTTATGACGCAATCGATCAAAGCAATGGATTTTATGTTGGTCATGCCGAAGTCGAAAGCCGCTCACTGATGAATATTACTTTCCGAGTGAAGGATGAAGAATTAGAGAAGAAATTCTTAGCTGAAGCAAAGAATGAAGGATTTATCGGTGTAAATGGTCA
This genomic stretch from Neobacillus niacini harbors:
- the serC gene encoding 3-phosphoserine/phosphohydroxythreonine transaminase, with the protein product MNTLVQRAYNFNAGPSALPLAVLEKAQQELIDFRGTGMSVMELSHRSAAYEEVHNNAIALLKELLSIPENYEVLFLQGGGSLQFSMVPMNFLKPGEKAGYIMSGSWSEKAYSEAKLFGDPYHVASTKEGQYRRVPQFDELKYNPTDAYIHLTSNNTIYGTQWKDFPDTGDVPLIADMSSDILSKPFDVSKLSLIYAGAQKNLGPSGVTVAIIRKDLLEKANPNIPTMLKYSTHAKNNSLYNTPPTFGIYMLGEVLNWIKETGGINELTKRNEEKAKLIYDAIDQSNGFYVGHAEVESRSLMNITFRVKDEELEKKFLAEAKNEGFIGVNGHRSVGGCRASTYNAVPYETCKAFSEFMVKFQNANQ
- a CDS encoding alpha/beta fold hydrolase; amino-acid sequence: MAEIIKRKIQTGNYQTFINEGGDNKSSETIIFLHGSGPGASGESNWREILPSFQDKFHVVAPDIFGFGNTDHPEEYPQNGAQWMKIRVEQVLSLMDTLEIEKAHLVGNSLGGVIALHLLMYAPERFDRIVLMGAGGGLKEPTPELAKLANFHKDPNPVAFKNLLSWFLYDKSILEDQLEKIVAERLELFLRPDVRRSYEENFTKSHLSDMLVPPSALKQMENEMLLIHGHQDRFVPLESSLYVMDYLPNAQLHIFKRCGHWAQVEQKERFIKLTLDFFNGEI
- a CDS encoding MFS transporter, translated to MAKNISRNMLKFLVVILAFQDVAAGVAGSIMADIIKAFPDYDPTIVMLVATFPGLIQIVPALFYGKLTKVFKKKTLLFIGLTLFIVGGTLPTFIDNLPLIIAMRGLLGLGVGITMPLSIDVITDFFDGRERDFLIGFGTSTIACIGAIFFQLGGGILADSFGWQYGFLTYLFPIWILAVTMLYLPEPEKKQTNEAAKASNKVKLPKAIYWVCLGQVIYSGLIFGYVTNISVVIQGDRLGNATEAGMAISVFTFGTLIAGFIFGKIKHALPNFYLPIGVLVTGIGMAICYYSPTLTMIFVGSIIGGFAMGIGLPGVFTKVSELTPPGAPPAVGLVVVGQGLGGILGPFGFQIVQNIFNQDIGRFPLAVSAIGLIVLSLIWAAAVMKPKKDTEVTLNN